caacattaactacaggttacatagactgcaaactgcatgaggatgcagcatgttggggaataTATCTCCATTTAAAATGCCACCAAATATTTTAAGTTTGTAATCCAATAGTGATGGAAAAATATGAGGTCAAGGTAAGTGTGTGTATTGCTTACATTGGGTGTTCCTGGAGGGTTAGAATTGACCACATCAATAGCCTCGGACAGCTTCTTCAGTTTGGAGGGAGACTCTGGGGAGATGTTGGGAGTGATGAGAGATTCAGCTGCATCTGACCCCAACACAGAACACATTGGCTCAGATTTGACTGTGGCTTCTATTGGAAGAGGCTGAAAACAAGTAAAACAAGTTCAAAAACAGGTCACTCACACATACCCCCTTTGTAAATGTTGTGCTGTATGCTGAAAGCAactttaattaaaatatatttcaaaaaccaCTGCATCAGCTCCCATCATAAGTTTCCATCACAACTTCAGTAAAGAGGCCCATGTGCCTTATAGGCACAACTTCAATAAAGAGGCCCATGTGCCTTATAGGCACAACTTCAGTAAAGAGGCCCATGTGCCTTATAAGCACAACTTCAGAAAAGAGGCCCATGTGCCTTATACGCACAACTTCAGTAAAGAGGCCCATGTGCCTTACAGGCACAACTTCAGTAAAGAGGCCCATGTGCCTTATAGGCACAACTTCAGAAAAGAGGCTCATGTGCCTTATAGGCACAACTTCTGTAAAGGATTCCATGAATGTTCGATGTTCATATTTCAAGAATTTTGCGATGGCACATTGCAAAAGGGCCCTGCTTTGTAGCATTATTAGCTAAGTTCAAGGtccataactctttcaaaaacAAGTCAACAAATcccaaacttgatctgtaacccaTTGATATAAGTTTCAATATTCAGAAATCAAATTTCTCATGACATTTATTGTCTTACAATTGTTGATTTACTTGATCTGCGTAACTTGTCGATACAAGTTTGTGCATCACCTTTCAATTCAATAACTGCAGGGACAGCCAAAAACAGTCTGGAATTTGCTAAGTTCAAGGtccataactctttcaaaaataagtCAACAAAAGCCTAAACTCAAACTTGATTTGTAACCCATTGATATAAGTTAGTTCGTgcataaattttcaattcattagCTGCAGTGCTTTCACGGACGGATGGATACATGCATGCAAAAACACACAGGCACAATAGAATACCCACCCATAGGTTAGACCCTATTATCTTTTGAAGGTCAAATAAACACAAATTCtttgtaggtttttttttttttttttttacacatttcttTATCTTTTACACTTGATATACAGAATTAAGATAACTACTCCCTAAGACAACTCAGTCATTCCCAGGATTTACAGTTGTCATAaggaatttttcacttatattctGAGAGAAAATATGGGGTCAATTTACAAATGGGACTGGGTCCTTATACCAGATCAGTGAATATCAAACTCGTGAAGAAAAACAATACCTTTCCAGGTGCTAGTGTTTCAAATCTGTGTTTTAAGGACTCCAGTTCATAATCACATGTTGCTAAGGCAATTTTCAATTCATAAAGCAAAACAACATCCTGTCGCAATTCATTGAAATGTGTAACTGTGTCTTCCGTGGGAATTGGATTATATTCTAccaaataaaaacatcaaataaaattttttgACAAGTCATTTTACACAATTTCTAAAGATAATCAATTCATAGAGAATTTAATGTCAGTCAGCATTGACAATTGTTACTGTAAATAATCTAATAATAGCTTAATCAAAATTTAGCACATTCATTTAACAAGACTAGCATGAAAAGTTCTAAAACATAATAAGTACTGTACCGATGCCAAGCTCTTCCAGGACTTGTTCAATTGCTTTCATCTTCTTCTGTCCAACAGATGCTGGTAATTTCATCTGGTAAAATAAAGCCAAAGATGAGCAACCCTTTGATCTAATAGAAGTTTTATAAATTCTGGATTAAAGAACCTTACCCTCTGGCTTCGCAAAGACACGCCTGATGTCTTGAAATCTGCAAATTTAATTCCACTGGGCTCTGGTGTAGACtaaaatgataaagaaatgaaagaatttAATAACTTCCACTTGGGTTTTCAGAAAAACGGCCTTATCTTTCATGAATACAATGAGACATCACCATGTCTTCATTTCTTGTTCTACTTAATGCACCAGGCTTACACTGGAATATACAGTATAGCCAAACTACACAAATCCATTTTTGAATCTTTATCTAAAGTATATATGTTTCATTGTGCCAGAGTTTCGATATTCAGAATGATAATATCCTCGCGTATTTTCTTACAATTGTTGTGTGAATctttatatacagtatatatgtttCATTGTGCCAGAGTTTCGATATTCAGAATGATGATATCCTTGCGTATATTTTCGATATTCAGAATGATAATATCCTCGcgtaatttatatatatatagataatatccTCGCGTATTTTCTTACAATTGTTGGGTTTATCTTCTGATGAGGAGTGTGAATCTTTTTCTTGGTCTGCTTCTTCTCTGACCGTCTGCTGTCAAAATTGCTGTCGGCTGCTGTAATCAGTTTCTGCAGGTCCTGCGTTTTCTTTTCACGCTCTTTCTTCCGTAGTTCAATTTTCTTCAGTTCTGCAATCAAATGTTCTTCCTCCTCAAcctgtcaaaatatttttgtttatgaatatatataaatacattttacatgttCATATCGAAAGTTTCGTATCAATCTATTACAAATATATTCGTAAAATTTGCTGTACAATAGAATAACATATCAAATATGTACCTTTGCatcaaatttcattcaaaatctttATACGGTAATAtactttattacatgtatgtaaatattccACTTGATGCATTGCaatcaaatgaattttaaaaaatctactaCTGTATAAGTGGAACTTTTAGTGATACacaaatttattgatttttcaaataaaaatggaTATATACTTAGCAAGAGCTAATTTTAACAAAATCATAATTCCAAGAAAGGTAACTGTCATCCACGATACAGAATAAATTGTtagtgatattcaattttagtgatCTTAACACCCTCACTAATAACGCCAAAATTAAATTCTGCTTATACAGTAGATCCCCCCCCTCCCATTATTACAGGGTTGAGactcagatttttttttatcaatgacAAACCTGCTCAGGAGTTCTATCAAACAGTTTGATCAGCTGCTGTTTTCGTTTTCTTTCATGCTCTGCATCAAAAGCTCGAATTTTGGGCTCAGTACCTTGTGGTATTCTGACCTAAAAATCACCACAGATCATTGATactaaatatattaaaaaaatatatttaatggtACCGTATCAGTCAAATAATGTTGCATACATACAGATATTGATTATGCCAATGCAAACCATTGCTCCTTATCATAGTCAACAATTAACAACTGATACAATCTGATTAatatcagctcctcgatccacTCACTTATTCTTATGTTGTCGCCTTGTGTAgcgacatttaaaaaaaagaggagcggatcgaga
This genomic window from Ostrea edulis chromosome 4, xbOstEdul1.1, whole genome shotgun sequence contains:
- the LOC125668026 gene encoding DNA methyltransferase 1-associated protein 1-like isoform X1; this translates as MPAVLVRQKMAAGTDVRDILELESPEQQFITKDALMNNKQKKAARKSDVSFKRPEGMHRELWGLLWTDNRDAPPIIPTDTNQGYKQMKAKIGSSKVRPWKWMPFTNPARKDGAVFYHWRRVADEGKDYPFARFNKAVDIPVYSDLEYQQHLHDDNWTRQETDFLFDLCKRFDLRFILIHDRWNRDKFPNRSVEDIKERYYGICNTLSKVRIPQGTEPKIRAFDAEHERKRKQQLIKLFDRTPEQVEEEEHLIAELKKIELRKKEREKKTQDLQKLITAADSNFDSRRSEKKQTKKKIHTPHQKINPTISTPEPSGIKFADFKTSGVSLRSQRMKLPASVGQKKMKAIEQVLEELGIEYNPIPTEDTVTHFNELRQDVVLLYELKIALATCDYELESLKHRFETLAPGKPLPIEATVKSEPMCSVLGSDAAESLITPNISPESPSKLKKLSEAIDVVNSNPPGTPNRKRKAALEQGNMLKKMKQKV
- the LOC125668026 gene encoding DNA methyltransferase 1-associated protein 1-like isoform X2 gives rise to the protein MAAGTDVRDILELESPEQQFITKDALMNNKQKKAARKSDVSFKRPEGMHRELWGLLWTDNRDAPPIIPTDTNQGYKQMKAKIGSSKVRPWKWMPFTNPARKDGAVFYHWRRVADEGKDYPFARFNKAVDIPVYSDLEYQQHLHDDNWTRQETDFLFDLCKRFDLRFILIHDRWNRDKFPNRSVEDIKERYYGICNTLSKVRIPQGTEPKIRAFDAEHERKRKQQLIKLFDRTPEQVEEEEHLIAELKKIELRKKEREKKTQDLQKLITAADSNFDSRRSEKKQTKKKIHTPHQKINPTISTPEPSGIKFADFKTSGVSLRSQRMKLPASVGQKKMKAIEQVLEELGIEYNPIPTEDTVTHFNELRQDVVLLYELKIALATCDYELESLKHRFETLAPGKPLPIEATVKSEPMCSVLGSDAAESLITPNISPESPSKLKKLSEAIDVVNSNPPGTPNRKRKAALEQGNMLKKMKQKV